Proteins from one Sulfurovum sp. TSL1 genomic window:
- the galU gene encoding UTP--glucose-1-phosphate uridylyltransferase GalU: MGEKNMKIKKCLFPAAGYGTRFLPATKATPKEMLPVLTKPLIQYGVEEALEAGLNTMAIITGRGKRAIEDHFDIMYELEHQIKGTSKEHLLDEICALISQCTFSYTRQVEMKGLGHAILTGETLIGNEPFAVILADDLCTNENDGVLKQMIKVYEKYQCSIIAIEEVPMDQTHKYGVIAGNLVDNTDDTYRVTDMVEKPDPKDAPTNMAIIGRYILTPDIFDILRETKPGKNGEIQITDALLEQAKNGKVIAYKFKGQRFDCGSVDGFVEATNYFYDAQKVSEK; this comes from the coding sequence ATGGGAGAAAAAAATATGAAAATCAAAAAATGTCTATTCCCTGCAGCAGGTTACGGTACCCGTTTCCTTCCGGCAACTAAAGCGACACCCAAAGAGATGCTGCCAGTCCTCACCAAACCGCTCATCCAGTACGGGGTGGAAGAAGCACTGGAAGCGGGTCTCAACACAATGGCTATCATCACAGGGCGCGGTAAACGTGCCATAGAAGACCATTTTGATATCATGTATGAACTTGAACACCAGATCAAGGGTACAAGCAAGGAACATCTTCTTGATGAGATCTGTGCTCTCATCAGCCAATGTACTTTCTCCTACACCAGACAGGTAGAGATGAAAGGTTTGGGGCATGCGATCCTTACAGGTGAAACACTTATAGGGAATGAACCCTTTGCCGTGATCCTGGCAGATGATCTCTGTACCAATGAAAACGATGGTGTACTCAAGCAGATGATAAAGGTCTATGAAAAATACCAATGCTCCATCATAGCCATAGAAGAAGTGCCTATGGATCAGACGCATAAGTACGGTGTCATAGCCGGAAACCTGGTCGATAATACTGACGATACCTATAGAGTGACAGATATGGTTGAAAAACCAGATCCAAAAGATGCACCTACCAACATGGCCATTATCGGGCGTTACATTCTTACACCAGACATCTTTGACATCCTTAGAGAAACCAAACCGGGTAAAAACGGAGAGATTCAGATCACCGATGCCCTTCTTGAGCAGGCTAAGAACGGTAAAGTCATTGCCTATAAATTCAAGGGGCAAAGATTTGACTGTGGTTCTGTAGATGGGTTTGTCGAAGCGACAAATTATTTTTATGATGCCCAAAAGGTTTCAGAAAAATGA
- the galE gene encoding UDP-glucose 4-epimerase GalE, which produces MKILVTGGAGYIGSHVVKLLLENSDHEITILDNLVTGFQKTVDTLATIAKENGVNLNFIKEDLSDFKKIEKIMNENHFDAIIHFAASLVVPESVENPLKYYLNNTANTANLIKYATENGVKKFIFSSTAATYGEPDATVVNLETGLKESDPTEPINPYGMSKLMSERVLKDTAFANDDFKYAALRYFNVAGSDPDGRIGQSTENATLLIKVAAEAATGKRDKMYIFGEDYPTPDGTGIRDYIHVVDLAQAHIEALAYLEAHESDVFNVGYSRGFSVKEVIDTMKKVSGVDFTVEIKERRAGDPAILISDNTKIKNAMHWQPRYDDLEVICQTTLEWEKKI; this is translated from the coding sequence ATGAAGATTTTAGTGACAGGTGGAGCGGGGTACATCGGCAGCCATGTGGTCAAATTACTGCTTGAAAACAGCGATCACGAGATCACCATTTTAGATAATCTTGTGACAGGCTTTCAGAAGACTGTTGATACCTTAGCAACCATTGCAAAAGAAAATGGTGTAAACCTAAATTTCATCAAAGAAGACCTTTCAGATTTTAAGAAGATCGAAAAGATCATGAACGAAAATCATTTCGATGCTATTATCCATTTTGCTGCTTCTCTTGTCGTACCGGAAAGTGTGGAAAACCCTTTAAAGTACTATCTCAATAACACTGCCAATACAGCCAATCTGATCAAGTATGCCACAGAAAATGGGGTCAAAAAATTCATCTTCTCCTCCACTGCAGCCACCTACGGAGAGCCTGATGCAACGGTTGTGAACTTGGAGACCGGGCTGAAAGAGAGTGATCCGACAGAGCCTATCAATCCTTACGGGATGAGCAAGCTCATGAGTGAAAGAGTGCTCAAAGACACCGCCTTTGCCAATGATGACTTCAAGTATGCCGCACTGCGCTATTTCAATGTAGCGGGTTCTGATCCTGATGGTCGCATAGGTCAGTCCACTGAAAATGCGACACTGCTCATCAAAGTAGCGGCAGAAGCTGCCACAGGCAAACGTGACAAAATGTATATCTTTGGAGAGGACTATCCTACTCCTGATGGTACGGGCATCCGTGACTACATCCATGTGGTGGACCTTGCCCAGGCGCATATAGAGGCTTTGGCGTATCTTGAAGCGCATGAAAGTGATGTGTTTAACGTAGGGTACAGTCGAGGCTTCTCAGTCAAAGAGGTCATCGATACCATGAAAAAAGTCTCCGGTGTTGATTTCACAGTGGAGATCAAAGAAAGACGCGCAGGTGACCCTGCCATCCTCATCTCTGACAATACAAAGATCAAAAATGCCATGCATTGGCAACCGCGCTATGATGACCTGGAAGTCATCTGTCAAACCACATTAGAATGGGAGAAAAAAATATGA
- a CDS encoding helix-turn-helix domain-containing protein yields MKKTLADGFGKEVVAFLNSKEGGNIYLGISNGGKVIGLSNTDEIQLKIKDKLKHNISPSCLGLFEVIVEHFGSGLDRILKVYGKESFKISQNFMKNIFYKSIEGVSGGVKEVYAFISQNQNISAKQISESINIPLRSVERDIKQRKDEDKIEFRGSPKTGGYHVK; encoded by the coding sequence ATAAAAAAAACGCTTGCGGACGGTTTTGGAAAAGAGGTCGTCGCTTTTTTAAACTCCAAAGAGGGCGGCAATATTTATCTTGGTATCAGTAATGGTGGAAAAGTTATCGGACTTTCAAACACTGATGAAATACAGCTCAAAATAAAAGATAAACTCAAGCATAACATCTCACCCTCATGTCTTGGGCTTTTTGAAGTGATAGTCGAACATTTTGGTTCCGGACTCGATAGGATTTTAAAGGTGTATGGCAAAGAAAGCTTCAAAATATCTCAAAATTTCATGAAAAATATTTTTTATAAAAGTATTGAGGGAGTAAGTGGCGGAGTAAAAGAAGTATATGCTTTCATCTCACAAAACCAAAACATAAGTGCGAAGCAAATAAGCGAATCTATAAATATACCATTGCGAAGTGTAGAGAGAGATATCAAACAACGTAAAGATGAAGATAAAATAGAGTTTAGAGGTAGTCCAAAGACAGGAGGGTATCATGTCAAATGA
- the wecB gene encoding non-hydrolyzing UDP-N-acetylglucosamine 2-epimerase, which yields MKKILIVFGTRPEAIKMAPLVKEFQKHSDTFETKVCVTAQHREMLDQVLELFEIVPDYDLDIMKPGQDLYDVTSNVLLGLKPVLEEYKPDVVFVHGDTSTTFTAALAAFYQQIKVAHIEAGLRTGDIYSPWPEEANRKLTSQITAYHFAPTATSKENLLKENVDERSIEVTGNTVIDALFLALAKIRNDQTLEQEIIKTIDKAVNNSTFNIQNSKLILVTGHRRENHGQGFINICNALKEIALSNPDIDIVYPVHLNPNVQKPVKELLSDVPNIYLIPPLQYEQFIYMMEKSYFIITDSGGVQEEAPSLGKPVLVMRDTTERPEALEAGTVKLVGTDTELIIKEAQELIDDQKAYAKMSQASNPYGDGHACQKVIEFLKMNSSIQR from the coding sequence ATGAAAAAAATTCTTATCGTTTTTGGCACCCGTCCCGAAGCCATAAAAATGGCACCGCTGGTCAAAGAGTTTCAGAAACATTCTGATACTTTTGAAACCAAAGTATGTGTGACTGCGCAGCATAGAGAGATGCTTGACCAGGTGCTTGAACTCTTTGAGATTGTGCCTGATTACGATCTAGACATCATGAAGCCAGGGCAGGACCTTTATGATGTGACATCTAATGTGCTTCTCGGGTTGAAGCCTGTACTTGAAGAGTATAAACCTGATGTAGTTTTTGTCCATGGTGACACATCGACGACCTTTACTGCGGCTTTGGCAGCCTTTTATCAGCAGATCAAAGTTGCTCACATTGAGGCGGGGCTTAGAACGGGAGATATTTACTCCCCGTGGCCAGAAGAAGCCAACCGTAAACTCACCTCACAGATCACTGCCTATCACTTTGCACCGACTGCCACATCTAAAGAGAATTTGCTTAAAGAGAATGTGGATGAACGAAGTATAGAAGTCACCGGCAATACGGTCATCGACGCACTTTTTTTGGCTCTAGCGAAGATTAGAAATGATCAAACATTAGAACAAGAGATCATTAAAACAATCGATAAAGCAGTGAACAATTCAACATTCAACATTCAAAATTCAAAATTGATTCTCGTGACGGGACACCGCCGCGAGAATCACGGTCAAGGTTTTATCAATATCTGCAATGCACTGAAAGAGATCGCACTTTCCAATCCAGATATCGATATCGTCTATCCTGTACATTTAAATCCTAATGTGCAAAAACCGGTCAAAGAACTGCTTTCAGATGTACCAAACATCTATCTCATACCACCATTGCAGTATGAACAGTTTATCTATATGATGGAGAAGTCCTATTTCATCATTACAGACAGTGGCGGAGTGCAGGAGGAAGCCCCTTCTTTAGGCAAGCCAGTGTTAGTCATGAGAGATACGACTGAACGTCCCGAAGCATTAGAAGCAGGTACGGTTAAACTTGTTGGAACAGATACTGAGCTCATAATCAAAGAGGCTCAAGAACTTATAGACGATCAAAAGGCATATGCAAAGATGAGTCAAGCCAGTAATCCGTATGGGGATGGACATGCATGTCAAAAAGTTATAGAATTTTTAAAAATGAACAGTTCCATACAGAGGTAA